From the Musa acuminata AAA Group cultivar baxijiao chromosome BXJ1-2, Cavendish_Baxijiao_AAA, whole genome shotgun sequence genome, one window contains:
- the LOC135597571 gene encoding uncharacterized protein LOC135597571, with amino-acid sequence MDKGGYVVLDIDNLTQPPEKCYAGSPKMTKALSRKGSNRMEKRTSDEQEADDETKRLVAKAAPSQLEQLKQSLLTNKSLTTAQSAANAPMLLDSGEGHKRLNRLSVIHPHRVLLVFATMSCLGTTILIYFTLAIRQRNGSQLSL; translated from the exons ATGGATAAAGGGGGATATGTGGTTTTGGACATTGACAATCTTACACAGCCACCTGAGAAATGCTACGCTGGGAGTCCAAAGATGACT AAGGCACTTTCTCGTAAGGGATCAAACCGCATGGAGAAACGGACTAGTGATGAGCAAGAAGCAGATGATGAAACCAAAAGGCTTGTGGCCAAAG CTGCACCTTCTCAGCTGGAGCAGCTGAAGCAGTCCCTGCTGacaaacaaatctctcacaacagcgcaatctgcagcaaatgctccCATGCTTCTGGATTCTGGAGAAGGGCACAAAAGATTAAATCGTCTATCTGTCATCCATCCACACAGAGTTCTTCTTGTCTTTGCCACCAT GTCATGCTTGGGGACGACGATTCTAATATATTTCACTCTGGCCATCAGACAAAGAAATGGATCTCAACTCAGTCTTTAA